Proteins found in one Sphaeramia orbicularis chromosome 8, fSphaOr1.1, whole genome shotgun sequence genomic segment:
- the LOC115423471 gene encoding solute carrier family 2, facilitated glucose transporter member 6-like, with the protein MSETTSLLNKRSTSESKINNSKLFLAVFAAVLGNFNFGYSLVYSSPILPKLKSPDADPRLRMDTEQAAWFGSIYTLGAAAGGLGAMLLNDMIGRKLSIMMSAVPSTVGYVLMGGAVDLWMLHVGRFLTGVAGGMTAASIPVYISEISHKAVRGTVGSCPQITAVFGTLSLYALALVVPWRWLAIAGEVPAVLMVILLVFMPSSPRRLLSLGREQQAEKNLRWLRGNNYDTRSEISEIQHSINTQSKVTLSQLGTPVYYKPIIISVVMRFLQQMTGITPVLVYLEPIFNESKVSLEPKYDAALVGVVRLFSVGLAAILMDKAGRKALLYTSSLLMFASSLTLTMISHTTPCHPDPAPPNTTALDHVGTGSSLGASNPVSPSVIPIISTMVFIFGYAMGWGPITWLLMSEVLPLVARGVASGVCVTVSWLTAFMLTHAFTHMVDRYGLYVPYLLFTVVCVLCLLFNAVCIPETRKRSLEEIENYFRTGRTFTINRSPSVLQSS; encoded by the exons ATGAGTGAAACGACGTCTCTGCTGAACAAAAGGTCAACGTCTGAATCCAAG ATCAATAACTCCAAACTGTTCCTGGCTGTCTTCGCTGCCGTCCTGGGGAACTTTAACTTCGGGTATTCTTTGGTTTACTCGTCCCCCATCCTGCCAAAACTCAAAAGTCCTGATGCTGACCCTCGGCTTAGGATGGACACTGAGCAGGCGGCCTGGTTTGGCTCCATCTACACTCTGGGTGCAGCCGCCGGTGGGCTGGGTGCAATGCTGCTGAATGACATGATTGGACGGAAGCTGAGCATCATGATGTCAGCGGTGCCATCAACTGTTGG GTATGTGCTGATGGGAGGGGCTGTTGACCTGTGGATGCTCCATGTGGGACGCTTCCTGACAGGTGTTGCCGGGGGGATGACGGCTGCATCCATACCT GTCTACATCTCAGAAATTTCCCACAAAGCAGTGAGAGGCACTGTGGGCTCCTGTCCTCAGATCACTGCTGTGTTTGGAACATTATCGCTTTACGCCCTGG CTCTGGTGGTGCCGTGGCGGTGGCTGGCAATAGCAGGAGAGGTGCCAGCGGTACTAATGGTTATTCTGCTGGTGTTCATGCCCTCGTCTCCCAGGAGGCTCCTCTCCTTGGGAAGAGAGCAGCAGGCTGAGAAGAACCTCCGCTGGCTCAGGGGAAACAACTACGACACACGCTCTGAGATCAGTGAAATACAG CACAGCATCAACACACAGAGTAAAGTCACACTGTCCCAGCTGGGTACACCCGTCTATTACAAGCCAATCATCATCTCAGTGGTGATGCGCTTCCTGCAGCAGATGACGGGCATCACTCCTGTTCTGGTTTACCTGGAGCCCATCTTTAACGAAAGCAAAGTCTCTCTGGAGCCTAA gTATGACGCTGCTCTTGTGGGTGTAGTTCGCCTCTTTTCTGTTGGCTTGGCTGCCATCTTGATGGACAAGGCGGGACGCAAAGCTCTGCTCTACACATCAAGCCTGCTAATGTTTGCATCCAGTCTTACTCTGACCATGATCTCCCACACCACACCTTGCCATCCAGATCCTGCCCCGCCGAACACCACTGCACTGGACCATGTTGGCACTGGAAGTAGTTTAGGTGCAAGCAACCCAGTTAGCCCGAGTGTCATCCCTATCATAAGCACCATGGTGTTTATATTTG GATACGCCATGGGCTGGGGCCCAATCACCTGGTTGCTGATGTCAGAGGTGTTGCCACTGGTTGCAAGGGGTGTGGCCTCGGGTGTGTGTGTGACGGTCAGCTGGTTGACGGCATTCATGCTCACACACGCCTTCACACACATGGTGGACAGGTACGGCCTGTACGTGCCCTACCTGTTAtttacagttgtgtgtgtgctcTGTCTGCTGTTTAATGCTGTATGCATCCCAGAGACTCGCAAACGTTCACTGGAGGAGATAGAAAACTATTTTAGGACAGGACGCACATTCACTATCAACAGAAGTCCATCTGTTTTACAGTCGAGCTGA